A portion of the Candidatus Binataceae bacterium genome contains these proteins:
- a CDS encoding 2-isopropylmalate synthase — MAKTINDVRDILPDPDYVRIFDTTLRDGEQSPGCTMNVEEKLAIARQLERLGVDIIEAGFAASSPGDFESVTRIADALTRPTVLSLSRTREEDVDAALRAVEKAKNPGIHIFIATSDIHLKYKLNMTREDVLAAATWAVARAKRHLDYIEFSCEDASRSEWEFMAKLCAEVIRAGARIINLPDTTGHAIPEEFGEMFAYMRRTVEGAERVVWSAHCHNDLGLAVANSLAAIRNGARQVECTINGIGERAGNTSMEEVVMALRTRKDLMRVRTGIDTRQIYPASRLLSQIIGQAVPPNKPVVGDNAFAHEAGIHQDGVLKHKLTYEIMKPEDIGIPSNKLVLGKHSGRHAFVNRLTELGVDTSALDVNRAFAEFKALCDKKKVVYDDDILALVTEETRRTADQFELVDVQVTSSARSTPHAIVTMRTGDGEERVAEATGDGMVDACYKAIYKLAGVQPALERYSVKAITGGTDALGEVSCLVRADGMTVAGQGAHSDIVMASALALVNALNRLRARTHQAPRPADGP; from the coding sequence ATGGCCAAGACGATAAACGATGTCCGCGACATCCTGCCCGACCCCGACTACGTCCGCATCTTCGACACCACCCTGCGCGACGGCGAGCAATCGCCCGGATGCACGATGAACGTCGAGGAGAAGCTCGCGATCGCGCGCCAGCTCGAGCGCCTCGGCGTGGACATCATCGAGGCCGGCTTCGCCGCCTCCTCGCCGGGCGACTTCGAGTCCGTAACTCGCATCGCCGACGCGCTCACCCGCCCGACCGTGCTCAGCCTCTCGCGCACCCGCGAGGAGGACGTCGACGCGGCGCTGCGCGCGGTGGAGAAGGCCAAAAACCCCGGCATCCACATCTTCATCGCGACCTCCGACATCCATCTCAAGTACAAGCTCAACATGACGCGCGAGGATGTGCTCGCCGCGGCGACCTGGGCGGTGGCGCGCGCCAAGCGCCACCTCGACTACATCGAGTTCTCCTGCGAGGACGCCTCGCGCTCGGAGTGGGAGTTCATGGCCAAGCTTTGCGCCGAGGTTATCCGCGCCGGCGCGCGCATCATCAACCTGCCCGACACCACTGGCCACGCGATCCCCGAGGAGTTCGGCGAGATGTTCGCCTACATGCGGCGCACCGTCGAAGGCGCCGAGCGCGTGGTGTGGAGCGCGCATTGCCATAACGATCTCGGCCTTGCGGTCGCCAACTCGCTGGCCGCGATCCGCAACGGCGCGCGTCAGGTCGAATGCACGATCAACGGCATCGGCGAGCGCGCCGGCAACACCTCGATGGAGGAGGTCGTGATGGCGCTGCGGACGCGCAAGGACCTGATGCGCGTGCGCACCGGGATCGACACCCGCCAGATCTATCCCGCCTCGCGCCTGCTCTCGCAGATCATCGGCCAGGCGGTGCCGCCCAACAAGCCCGTGGTCGGCGACAACGCCTTCGCCCACGAGGCCGGCATCCATCAGGACGGCGTACTCAAGCACAAGCTGACCTACGAGATCATGAAGCCCGAGGACATCGGGATCCCCTCCAACAAGCTCGTGCTGGGCAAGCATTCGGGCCGCCACGCCTTCGTCAATCGGCTGACCGAGCTCGGCGTCGACACGTCGGCGCTCGACGTCAACCGCGCCTTCGCCGAGTTCAAGGCGCTGTGTGACAAGAAGAAGGTCGTGTACGACGACGACATCCTGGCCCTCGTCACCGAGGAAACCCGCCGCACCGCCGACCAGTTCGAGCTGGTCGACGTCCAGGTGACCTCGTCGGCGCGCAGCACGCCGCATGCGATCGTCACGATGCGGACGGGCGACGGCGAGGAGCGAGTCGCCGAGGCGACCGGCGACGGGATGGTGGACGCGTGCTACAAGGCGATCTACAAGCTGGCCGGCGTGCAGCCGGCGCTCGAACGCTACTCGGTCAAAGCGATCACCGGCGGCACCGACGCGCTCGGCGAGGTGAGCTGCCTGGTGCGCGCCGACGGGATGACGGTTGCCGGACAGGGCGCCCACAGCGACATCGTGATGGCGAGCGCGCTGGCGCTGGTCAACGCGCTCAACCGTCTGCGCGCGCGCACGCATCAGGCGCCCCGCCCCGCCGACGGGCCTTGA
- the pssA gene encoding CDP-diacylglycerol--serine O-phosphatidyltransferase codes for MNRTEGNRPRRRPRMKLISGRLEEQRERVVAPLRRGVFLVPASITSLGLLSGFFALVSAINAHFELAAVMIFIAFICDGLDGRVARLSRTSSAFGVEYDSLSDVVAFGVAPAGVAYCWSLRLLGAWGVVIAGVYVICAALRLARFNVQTANVDKRRFVGLPVPGAAVMIAGLVLAYSYFELNSPRALCTLMAPLTVALAGLMISRVPYPSFKTVNLRQRAAVEWVVAMLVLLAFLFAMPQFTAFLLATAYVVSGPYLLMRGERTQAMAPMLRPMGESNATVAPPPSRKSPQRSSRATGDLSSPPQGR; via the coding sequence ATGAACCGGACGGAAGGTAATCGTCCGCGCCGCCGCCCGCGGATGAAGCTCATCTCGGGCCGCCTTGAAGAGCAGCGCGAGCGGGTGGTCGCGCCACTGCGCCGCGGCGTTTTCCTCGTCCCCGCCTCGATCACCTCGCTCGGCCTGCTCTCGGGCTTCTTCGCCCTGGTCTCGGCGATCAACGCGCATTTCGAGCTCGCGGCCGTGATGATCTTCATCGCGTTCATCTGCGACGGGCTCGACGGACGCGTCGCGCGGCTGTCGCGCACCTCCAGCGCCTTCGGCGTCGAGTACGACAGCCTCTCCGACGTGGTCGCCTTCGGCGTGGCGCCGGCCGGCGTCGCCTATTGCTGGTCGCTGCGGCTGCTCGGCGCGTGGGGTGTTGTGATCGCGGGCGTGTACGTCATCTGCGCGGCGCTGCGGCTGGCGCGCTTCAACGTGCAGACCGCGAACGTGGACAAGCGACGCTTCGTCGGCCTGCCGGTGCCGGGCGCGGCGGTGATGATCGCGGGGCTGGTGCTCGCCTACAGCTACTTCGAGCTCAACTCGCCGCGCGCGCTGTGCACGCTGATGGCACCGCTGACCGTCGCACTCGCCGGCCTGATGATCTCGCGCGTGCCCTACCCCAGCTTCAAGACCGTCAACCTGCGCCAGCGCGCGGCGGTCGAGTGGGTGGTGGCGATGCTGGTCCTGTTGGCGTTCCTGTTCGCAATGCCGCAGTTCACCGCCTTCCTGCTGGCGACCGCCTACGTCGTCTCGGGGCCGTACCTGCTGATGCGCGGCGAGCGGACGCAGGCGATGGCCCCGATGCTGCGCCCGATGGGCGAGAGCAATGCTACGGTGGCGCCACCGCCGTCGCGCAAGTCGCCGCAGCGCTCGTCCCGCGCCACGGGCGATTTGTCCTCGCCACCTCAGGGCCGCTAA
- a CDS encoding phosphatidylserine decarboxylase, translated as MNQTLASGAAGWAWRVGKAVRIAAEGVMISAALLALGVLMIVLGWRWPGAIVIAAGAACAAFFRDPERSATAASEHVVLSGADGTVSDIAEAELPGAAAGERCQRVSVFMSPLNVHVNRAPVDGEVVSVRHTPGAFHAAFRDHASEHNERNLIVFADRRGRRHAMMQIAGYLARRIVCRVGPHDSVRCGDRIGLIMFGSRVDHFLPSGYRATVRVGDRVRAGESVIGELGQ; from the coding sequence TTGAACCAGACGCTCGCATCGGGGGCTGCCGGCTGGGCCTGGCGCGTCGGCAAGGCGGTCAGAATCGCCGCCGAGGGCGTCATGATCTCGGCCGCGCTGCTGGCGCTTGGGGTTTTGATGATTGTCCTGGGATGGCGCTGGCCAGGCGCGATCGTTATTGCCGCCGGCGCCGCGTGCGCCGCCTTCTTCCGCGACCCCGAGCGCTCGGCCACGGCCGCCTCCGAGCACGTCGTGCTTTCGGGCGCCGACGGCACCGTGAGCGACATCGCCGAGGCCGAGCTTCCGGGCGCGGCGGCGGGCGAACGCTGCCAGCGGGTGTCGGTTTTCATGTCGCCGCTCAACGTGCACGTCAACCGCGCGCCGGTGGACGGCGAGGTGGTCAGCGTGCGGCACACCCCGGGCGCCTTTCACGCCGCCTTCCGCGACCACGCCAGCGAGCATAACGAGCGCAACCTGATCGTGTTCGCCGACCGGCGCGGGCGGCGCCATGCGATGATGCAGATTGCGGGCTACCTGGCGCGCCGCATCGTATGCCGCGTCGGTCCGCACGACAGCGTGCGTTGCGGCGACCGCATCGGCCTTATCATGTTCGGCAGCCGCGTCGATCATTTTCTGCCGTCCGGCTACCGGGCGACGGTCCGGGTCGGCGATCGCGTGCGCGCGGGCGAAAGCGTGATCGGAGAGCTCGGCCAATGA